From a single Lewinella sp. LCG006 genomic region:
- a CDS encoding DEAD/DEAH box helicase family protein: MLKTINFPTSNEYRTGSSNEPIAFFLEVLPNSIRFDLLLGYFSSSAINLLSLGFAQFLYNGGTVRMVTNHILSPNDKRAVVEGLQAQASQYEFSIGDYERIKMTLDEYGRHFFHCLAWLFASKKIEILIVKPRGARGISHYKSGVFYDKSGRAVKFKSSCNFTAYGLMENLEELEVKRSWDSKSEQTAVEEYEQYFRSIWNKEASFVEYLSTNDVEHAIMKDFGDRSIEELMVDEQKLLRKKRQVLGNYEVRKIIDRLEQDVEQRVISFVKEPFFPYEKPRAYQDEAYTNWKVRGFKGVFAMATGTGKTLTALNCVLREQKKTGSYRVIVIVPTIELVNQWVEEIKGFNFENIVQVSSQNKNWREETQMVTVLSSTKENYSFFVVTTYRSFTHRRFQKLLHKFPKDTILIADEAHNLGSNSILPLLEDFPLAKRIGLSATPERVYDEEGTKAIDAFFDDHPPYTFEYSMARAQEAGFLSKYLYYPILVELTAEELEKYTEISASLAKFFGSDSEESNAAKERLLLLRKQIIHKASNKLSAFDDLIKSLKEKNKLNYTLVYAPEGYFDDLFDDSESLGSFDKEEHRICELYANRIRRISPETKISLFHAGTKDRAFTLDRFAQSDLDILVSMKCLDEGVDVPRTEQAIFCASTGNPRQFVQRRGRILRRSTDKHLATIYDMVVVPSISRRVGNYNTEKRLIENELKRVYEFAGLALNQMEALERVQPVLDLYDIDKQI; encoded by the coding sequence ATGCTTAAAACGATTAACTTCCCTACGAGTAACGAATATCGAACCGGTTCATCTAATGAACCTATTGCGTTCTTTTTGGAGGTGCTTCCAAATAGCATCCGCTTTGATTTGCTGCTAGGGTATTTTAGTTCTTCCGCAATAAATCTTCTTTCTTTAGGCTTTGCTCAGTTTTTATACAATGGAGGAACTGTCCGAATGGTAACTAATCACATTCTATCTCCAAATGATAAACGAGCTGTAGTGGAGGGGCTCCAAGCCCAAGCTTCTCAGTACGAGTTTTCAATAGGAGATTATGAGCGTATAAAAATGACACTTGACGAGTATGGCCGTCATTTCTTTCACTGTCTTGCTTGGTTGTTTGCGTCCAAAAAGATCGAAATTTTAATCGTAAAACCTAGAGGTGCTAGGGGGATTTCTCATTACAAGTCAGGAGTTTTTTATGATAAAAGTGGAAGAGCTGTCAAATTCAAATCTTCGTGTAATTTTACCGCATATGGCTTGATGGAAAACTTAGAAGAATTGGAAGTTAAGCGATCTTGGGATTCAAAATCAGAACAAACGGCAGTTGAAGAGTATGAACAATATTTCAGGTCGATTTGGAATAAGGAAGCCTCTTTCGTAGAATACCTTTCCACTAATGATGTGGAGCATGCTATCATGAAAGATTTTGGCGACCGGTCGATCGAAGAATTGATGGTAGACGAGCAGAAATTACTCCGAAAGAAACGCCAGGTACTTGGTAATTATGAAGTGCGAAAGATCATAGACCGATTAGAACAGGACGTAGAGCAAAGAGTTATCTCATTTGTAAAGGAACCTTTCTTTCCCTATGAAAAGCCAAGAGCCTACCAGGATGAAGCATATACCAATTGGAAAGTAAGGGGGTTCAAAGGTGTTTTTGCTATGGCCACAGGTACTGGTAAAACACTTACTGCACTCAATTGTGTACTCCGAGAACAAAAAAAAACGGGAAGCTATCGTGTGATAGTTATTGTTCCAACAATTGAATTGGTAAACCAATGGGTAGAAGAAATCAAGGGCTTCAACTTCGAAAATATCGTTCAAGTTTCTTCTCAAAACAAAAATTGGCGGGAGGAAACTCAAATGGTCACTGTGTTGTCATCCACGAAAGAGAATTATTCATTTTTTGTAGTAACAACTTATCGTTCTTTTACCCACCGAAGGTTTCAGAAGTTGTTGCATAAATTTCCTAAGGATACCATCCTGATTGCTGATGAAGCTCATAATTTAGGATCGAATAGTATCTTGCCTTTGCTTGAAGATTTTCCTTTGGCAAAACGGATTGGGCTTAGTGCTACGCCCGAACGGGTCTATGATGAAGAAGGCACAAAAGCTATTGATGCTTTTTTTGATGACCATCCGCCTTATACCTTTGAATATTCAATGGCAAGGGCCCAAGAGGCAGGTTTTCTTTCTAAGTATCTGTACTACCCAATTCTGGTAGAGCTTACAGCAGAAGAGCTTGAGAAATATACTGAAATCAGTGCGAGTCTTGCCAAGTTTTTTGGTTCTGATTCAGAAGAGTCTAATGCTGCAAAGGAAAGGCTTTTGTTGCTACGTAAACAGATTATACACAAGGCAAGTAATAAACTTTCAGCTTTTGATGATTTGATCAAGTCATTGAAAGAAAAAAACAAGCTCAATTACACCCTTGTATATGCGCCGGAAGGCTATTTTGATGATCTATTCGACGATTCGGAATCTTTAGGTTCCTTTGATAAAGAAGAACATAGAATTTGTGAATTATATGCCAACCGTATTCGTCGAATATCGCCTGAGACGAAGATTTCGCTTTTCCATGCCGGAACCAAAGACCGTGCATTTACTTTGGACCGTTTCGCTCAATCAGATCTAGATATCTTGGTTTCCATGAAGTGCTTAGACGAGGGCGTTGATGTACCAAGGACTGAACAAGCCATCTTTTGCGCTAGCACTGGAAATCCCCGACAATTCGTGCAACGGCGAGGGCGTATATTACGTAGATCGACTGATAAGCATCTTGCAACCATTTATGACATGGTGGTAGTGCCTAGTATAAGCCGCAGAGTAGGCAACTACAATACTGAAAAGCGGCTGATTGAAAACGAGTTAAAGAGGGTTTACGAATTTGCCGGTTTGGCGCTTAACCAAATGGAAGCTCTGGAGCGAGTGCAACCAGTTTTAGACCTTTATGATATTGACAAACAGATATAA
- a CDS encoding DUF262 domain-containing protein, producing MPQRNIDSIFEAEAVSLADLYNCEGGVAGFKIPIYQRPYDWDQNNISRLFEDISSGLYWSKTDPNSLSFLGTVIVLDEQSRELSFDGRSLSIIDGQQRLTTISIVACLLYETIEKHKRQLIDLTHRDIKQWLDQEADYLQIQLLNFIRGQLSPDGVTFFPFPRIIRHKDNRAKSYRDAEYISLIAKFLFDFSHDYLTASPRPSNGFLPTFSFPSTDEGKTIKKNIQIISSLIEVISASDPDFESDDTSIQLTNINDFSRPGLRMLFEKLPAEIADTQRLLSAVTNYPEILGILRLLSFVSFLMKNVIVTLVKVTDEKYGFDIFDALNTTGAPLTAIQTFKPQVIRYEKTVGRYENSESESHFKEIERYTESFTGTTKKQNAAKELVVTFALYKNGEKRSKSLDDQRRYLKNSYDGIGEDNQSSANKRLFTKNLAEVAMYRRCFWESDNLELQHNIPERELVSLCLTFLRDLKNALSIPILARFYFSALEQSEYSLFSDAVKALTAFVVLRRAFTGGTANIDSDLRGIMQNGPRRRTNPPTHVPLNVGLVEGRNIVSISTFKEYLKDWLTKPRINITEKESWIERAAVQPLYSHSGPLCRFLLLSAFHNARQDPNDPWKLRKTRPSREVDLMNVSIWRGLEMSTLEHIAPESGPKPGWDQDIYTQPHTKDCIGNLILLPQKENSVLGDRSWEDKKILFEAFASGTPEELSLAIEKAESRGFNFGKKTMSVLQDGNQLPIVGFLSSTPPWSKEIIESRAENLLGLVWDEISPWIFE from the coding sequence ATGCCACAACGCAATATAGATTCTATATTTGAGGCAGAGGCCGTTTCTCTTGCTGATCTTTACAACTGTGAAGGTGGAGTTGCCGGGTTCAAAATCCCTATCTATCAACGACCATATGACTGGGATCAAAACAATATTAGTCGCCTGTTTGAAGATATATCATCTGGTCTTTATTGGTCGAAGACAGATCCAAATTCTTTATCCTTTTTGGGCACTGTAATTGTGCTAGATGAACAATCTAGAGAGTTGTCATTTGATGGTAGATCACTTAGCATTATTGACGGCCAACAAAGACTCACCACCATATCAATTGTAGCATGTTTGTTATATGAAACGATTGAAAAGCATAAGAGGCAACTAATTGACCTAACACATAGAGATATTAAACAATGGCTAGATCAAGAAGCAGATTATTTGCAAATTCAACTGCTAAATTTTATAAGAGGACAGTTGTCTCCCGACGGAGTAACCTTCTTCCCGTTTCCTAGAATTATTCGGCATAAAGATAATAGGGCTAAGTCATACAGAGACGCAGAATACATTTCCTTGATCGCAAAATTTTTATTTGATTTTTCTCACGACTATTTAACTGCTTCACCAAGGCCATCCAATGGTTTTCTTCCCACCTTCTCTTTTCCGAGTACAGACGAAGGCAAAACTATAAAGAAAAATATTCAAATAATTAGTAGTCTGATTGAGGTAATATCAGCATCTGACCCTGATTTTGAATCAGATGACACATCAATACAGCTCACTAATATAAATGATTTTTCAAGACCTGGTTTAAGAATGCTGTTCGAAAAGCTACCTGCTGAAATTGCTGATACTCAGAGGTTACTATCAGCTGTTACAAACTATCCTGAAATACTAGGAATACTTAGGTTATTATCATTTGTTAGCTTTCTAATGAAAAATGTAATAGTTACCTTAGTAAAGGTTACTGACGAAAAATATGGTTTTGACATCTTTGATGCACTTAATACTACAGGAGCTCCTCTTACTGCAATTCAAACCTTCAAGCCGCAAGTAATCAGATATGAAAAGACTGTAGGTCGGTATGAAAATTCAGAGTCAGAATCGCATTTTAAAGAAATTGAAAGATATACAGAATCATTTACAGGCACGACCAAGAAACAAAATGCAGCAAAAGAATTAGTAGTTACTTTTGCTCTTTATAAAAATGGAGAAAAGCGCTCTAAAAGTTTAGACGACCAAAGAAGATATTTAAAAAATTCATATGACGGTATTGGAGAAGATAATCAAAGTTCAGCAAATAAAAGACTTTTTACTAAGAACCTTGCTGAAGTCGCTATGTACCGGCGCTGTTTTTGGGAAAGTGATAACTTAGAACTACAACATAATATACCGGAAAGGGAATTAGTAAGCTTGTGCCTGACTTTCTTAAGGGATTTAAAGAATGCTCTTTCTATTCCAATTCTGGCTAGGTTCTATTTTTCTGCTTTGGAACAAAGCGAGTACAGTTTGTTTTCGGACGCAGTGAAAGCATTGACTGCTTTTGTTGTCCTGAGACGAGCTTTTACAGGTGGAACTGCAAATATTGATAGTGACTTACGGGGTATTATGCAGAATGGCCCTAGGCGAAGAACAAATCCGCCAACGCATGTCCCCTTAAATGTAGGACTTGTTGAAGGTAGAAATATTGTTTCAATTTCAACCTTTAAAGAATATCTCAAAGATTGGTTGACAAAACCTAGAATAAATATCACAGAAAAAGAGTCATGGATTGAAAGAGCAGCAGTACAACCTTTGTATAGTCATTCGGGGCCTCTATGTAGATTTCTACTACTAAGTGCTTTTCATAATGCAAGACAAGATCCAAATGATCCGTGGAAATTAAGGAAAACTCGTCCTAGCCGAGAGGTAGACTTGATGAATGTAAGTATTTGGAGAGGATTAGAAATGAGTACACTAGAGCACATTGCCCCTGAAAGCGGCCCAAAACCAGGGTGGGACCAGGACATATATACTCAGCCACATACAAAAGATTGTATTGGCAATCTAATTCTATTGCCACAAAAAGAGAATTCAGTATTAGGTGATAGGTCATGGGAAGATAAAAAAATATTATTTGAAGCTTTTGCCAGCGGTACGCCTGAAGAGTTATCTTTAGCAATAGAAAAAGCGGAATCTAGAGGTTTTAATTTTGGAAAAAAAACTATGTCAGTTCTTCAAGATGGAAACCAACTTCCAATTGTTGGATTTTTGTCGTCCACTCCACCTTGGAGCAAAGAAATAATTGAATCAAGGGCGGAAAACTTACTTGGCCTTGTGTGGGATGAAATATCACCTTGGATTTTTGAATAA
- a CDS encoding helix-turn-helix domain-containing protein → MYLSENIRLLRKASGFSQKELSDKLQLSSNQVSKYEKGDAQPRIETLILLSQLFDVDVSDLILLDLSTEKAKARPATIAPKSEEEQDKMLNALNDLLMKRVMQIEEELKKVDPERARELGIE, encoded by the coding sequence ATGTATTTATCCGAGAACATCAGGCTGTTAAGAAAAGCTAGTGGATTTTCGCAAAAAGAGCTTTCTGATAAATTACAGCTATCAAGTAATCAGGTCAGTAAGTATGAGAAGGGAGATGCTCAACCTCGAATTGAGACGCTGATCTTATTATCTCAGCTGTTTGATGTTGATGTCTCAGACCTTATTCTTCTTGATCTTTCTACGGAGAAGGCAAAAGCACGTCCAGCAACAATCGCTCCTAAGTCCGAAGAAGAACAAGATAAAATGCTCAACGCCCTTAATGACCTCCTCATGAAGCGGGTGATGCAGATCGAGGAAGAGCTGAAGAAGGTAGACCCGGAACGGGCGCGGGAGTTGGGGATAGAATGA
- a CDS encoding nucleoside 2-deoxyribosyltransferase domain-containing protein, producing the protein MKNKIYLAGGLRSDWQKKVIEAFDDEFIFFNPREHGLENNSREYTTWDLHFLGQSDILFGYMETDNPSGYGLALEVGFAKAQGKTIILVDEKSPKDSSFDRYYKMVHDTSNVVFYTLDQGIEYLKSFARSSHSTLAL; encoded by the coding sequence ATGAAGAATAAAATCTATCTCGCTGGAGGTTTACGGAGTGACTGGCAGAAAAAAGTCATTGAAGCTTTTGATGATGAGTTTATCTTTTTTAACCCAAGAGAGCATGGTTTAGAGAACAATAGCAGGGAGTATACCACTTGGGATTTACATTTTCTAGGGCAAAGCGACATACTTTTTGGATACATGGAAACAGATAATCCCTCTGGGTATGGGCTTGCACTAGAAGTCGGATTTGCTAAGGCTCAGGGAAAAACCATCATCTTAGTAGATGAAAAATCGCCTAAGGATTCTAGTTTTGACCGGTACTACAAAATGGTTCATGATACAAGCAACGTGGTATTCTATACCTTAGATCAAGGTATAGAATACCTCAAGAGTTTCGCAAGGTCTAGTCATTCTACTCTAGCCTTGTGA
- a CDS encoding AAA family ATPase, with translation MKILKIELENFMCYSGTRNVIQFTEGLNLILGGNGYGKTKLYDAFNWVLFDKITDQDGRLTLSTQSIKEGLISKRALAEVEDNKEVTAVVRLEVVNDKSKHIILERSYKTMKLSGMEFSGLGKSTLVISEKDEFEYKPLALDGLTGIDEYIREQIIPLDILEYLWFQGERGIKRAVDTSSTTKLQQVINKLSYIDTWERFISAAIDTDRRTKDKFDKAVRRSDKNQEKSNKLQSDLQSIQDKLAKVEKELGINKREIERADEQIDNLSMSEGVRDDLRNLSDEENKLKRELTETEREYNDILDKANRDLFEDFWVIHGTEHMAKKFEGLREDYIYSRHEDRKRAENGLPPIPKGHPTAAHLNKMLKDEHCNICNRPAEKGSEAYEHIKKLLPENYPRVEDNFDPYHHEGSLQNLSSSKYRVTHHSEDFEAASAKVTQRYFMLKDKWKKLEEESRKTEEQKAILLSRYGLESVESGMRQGEQYMLLGEKKAKLSKEIGRLEVQKEELSEEQKKKNKDLENLLGDEMDPILSKQMKYFESLLSAAKEAKEAQYNKLVDLLSRETNQHYEAINKHSGAFFGKVVFRQNSKGGYFPEIQNENGESVTSGMSTSQLLSMQFSILFAILSANKEYGYNKRYPLIADAPNSAFDAKKKKHLLRQIGTTFEQSIVMMFEYLENDPDRANRYKVDEGGLSELVDTMRKEGVNVNIIMLDVPDGINSRDINELTVQIKNL, from the coding sequence ATGAAGATCCTGAAAATTGAGTTGGAAAACTTCATGTGCTACAGTGGCACAAGGAATGTTATTCAGTTTACAGAAGGTTTAAATCTTATTCTAGGAGGAAATGGTTATGGAAAGACCAAACTCTATGATGCTTTTAATTGGGTGTTATTTGATAAGATCACAGATCAGGATGGAAGGTTAACCCTCTCTACTCAATCGATAAAAGAAGGTCTGATATCCAAGAGGGCATTGGCTGAAGTTGAGGACAACAAAGAAGTAACTGCTGTAGTGAGGCTGGAAGTCGTCAATGATAAAAGCAAACATATAATCTTAGAGCGCAGCTACAAAACGATGAAGCTTTCCGGGATGGAGTTCTCCGGATTAGGGAAAAGTACTCTGGTAATTAGTGAGAAAGATGAGTTTGAATACAAGCCTTTGGCCTTAGATGGTCTAACTGGTATCGATGAATACATCCGAGAGCAGATTATTCCTCTAGATATCCTGGAGTATCTTTGGTTTCAAGGAGAACGGGGGATCAAAAGAGCAGTAGATACTTCGAGCACGACAAAGCTACAGCAAGTAATCAATAAGCTTTCCTATATAGATACCTGGGAGCGGTTTATAAGTGCAGCTATCGATACTGACCGCCGGACAAAGGATAAATTTGACAAAGCGGTAAGGAGGTCTGATAAGAATCAAGAGAAGTCCAATAAACTTCAAAGTGATCTTCAGTCCATCCAAGATAAATTAGCTAAAGTTGAAAAAGAGCTAGGGATCAATAAGCGAGAGATCGAACGTGCAGATGAGCAAATAGATAATTTGAGTATGAGCGAAGGAGTAAGAGATGACCTCCGTAACCTCAGTGATGAAGAGAATAAACTAAAAAGGGAGCTAACAGAAACAGAAAGGGAATACAATGACATATTGGACAAGGCAAATCGTGACCTCTTTGAGGATTTCTGGGTGATCCATGGTACCGAACACATGGCAAAAAAGTTCGAAGGCCTAAGAGAAGACTACATATATAGTAGACATGAAGATAGGAAGCGGGCTGAAAATGGGCTACCTCCTATACCTAAAGGGCACCCAACCGCAGCCCACCTTAACAAGATGCTAAAAGACGAACATTGTAATATTTGTAACCGCCCGGCAGAAAAGGGGAGCGAGGCGTATGAGCATATTAAGAAGTTGCTTCCAGAAAACTACCCCAGAGTAGAAGACAATTTTGATCCTTATCATCATGAAGGCTCTTTGCAAAACCTTAGTAGCTCTAAATATAGAGTTACTCATCACTCTGAGGACTTCGAAGCTGCTTCGGCAAAGGTCACTCAACGGTATTTTATGCTGAAAGATAAGTGGAAAAAACTTGAAGAAGAATCGAGAAAGACGGAGGAACAAAAAGCAATTCTTCTTTCGCGGTATGGGTTGGAGTCCGTAGAGTCGGGTATGAGGCAAGGAGAACAATATATGTTGTTGGGTGAGAAAAAAGCTAAGCTTAGTAAGGAAATTGGGAGGCTTGAAGTCCAAAAAGAGGAGCTTTCGGAAGAACAAAAGAAAAAAAATAAAGATTTGGAGAATTTGCTTGGAGATGAAATGGATCCAATTTTGTCTAAGCAAATGAAGTACTTCGAAAGCCTGCTCTCTGCCGCCAAAGAAGCTAAAGAAGCTCAGTATAACAAATTAGTAGACCTCTTGTCTAGGGAAACTAATCAACACTACGAGGCTATAAATAAACATTCTGGTGCATTTTTTGGGAAGGTAGTTTTCCGGCAGAACAGCAAGGGGGGATATTTCCCGGAAATACAAAATGAAAATGGCGAAAGTGTTACGAGTGGGATGAGCACGTCCCAGCTTTTATCCATGCAGTTTTCTATTCTCTTCGCTATCCTCAGCGCCAATAAAGAATATGGTTACAACAAGCGCTATCCTTTAATTGCCGATGCACCCAATTCGGCCTTTGACGCCAAAAAGAAGAAGCATCTGCTTCGGCAGATTGGTACTACCTTCGAACAGTCAATAGTCATGATGTTTGAATACTTGGAGAATGACCCGGACCGTGCAAATCGGTATAAAGTGGATGAGGGAGGTTTATCCGAGTTAGTGGACACTATGCGCAAAGAGGGTGTCAACGTAAATATCATTATGTTAGATGTACCAGATGGAATTAACTCTCGTGACATAAACGAGCTTACTGTACAAATCAAAAATCTCTGA
- a CDS encoding phosphoadenosine phosphosulfate reductase family protein, whose product MSNVRHVIGISGGKDSSALAIYLSDLYGDMGLEYYFCDTGKELEETYQLIKNLESYLGFSIIKLRGADQSHLNPFDHFLQVYGGYLPSSNARWCTKKLKLDPFEKFVGDDPVISYVGIRGDEDREGYISRKNNIQSIFPFRRNIWSEDVIKKVLANNAVEVIAEFYRNQVDDKDRLDRILEVVSTPLSFSLDMKHKLDLLLNLGVKDFNHIVFRFIKEFTDYPLSKVDHFPLIDNEDNLIRDNIFEILENSGVGVPAYYKEIPFEDGNNKGTYARSRSGCFFCFFQQKIEWVWLYEQHPDRFAKAMEYEKDGFTWMDNESLSDLIEPKRLAQIKADYILKQERNAANSNSPYLLDRIEEAEGEGCAACFI is encoded by the coding sequence ATGAGTAATGTTAGACACGTAATTGGAATTTCAGGAGGAAAAGATAGCTCAGCATTGGCAATTTACCTTTCCGACTTATATGGTGACATGGGGCTTGAGTATTACTTCTGTGATACAGGTAAAGAGCTTGAGGAAACTTATCAATTGATAAAGAACCTGGAATCTTACCTTGGCTTCTCTATCATAAAATTACGTGGAGCAGATCAAAGTCACCTCAATCCATTTGATCACTTTTTGCAGGTCTATGGAGGCTATCTGCCTTCTTCGAATGCTCGTTGGTGTACTAAAAAACTTAAGCTAGATCCATTTGAGAAATTTGTTGGAGACGATCCAGTGATCTCCTACGTAGGCATTAGAGGTGATGAAGATCGTGAAGGTTACATTTCAAGGAAAAATAATATCCAATCGATTTTTCCTTTTCGCCGTAATATTTGGAGCGAAGATGTAATTAAGAAGGTCCTCGCGAATAATGCAGTAGAAGTTATTGCAGAATTCTATCGAAACCAAGTAGATGACAAAGATCGCTTGGACAGAATCTTAGAAGTGGTTTCTACACCTCTTTCCTTTTCGCTAGACATGAAGCATAAACTAGATTTGCTTCTTAATCTTGGCGTCAAGGATTTTAATCATATTGTATTTCGCTTTATTAAAGAATTTACCGACTACCCTCTTTCCAAGGTTGACCATTTTCCTTTGATTGACAATGAAGATAACCTCATAAGAGATAACATCTTTGAAATTTTAGAAAATAGCGGTGTTGGTGTACCTGCTTACTACAAAGAAATACCGTTTGAGGACGGAAATAATAAGGGAACCTATGCTCGTAGCCGCTCTGGGTGCTTCTTCTGCTTTTTCCAGCAGAAAATTGAATGGGTTTGGCTTTACGAGCAACATCCTGACCGATTTGCAAAAGCTATGGAATACGAGAAAGACGGGTTTACATGGATGGATAATGAAAGTTTATCTGACCTTATTGAACCTAAACGACTTGCGCAAATAAAAGCTGATTATATCCTTAAACAAGAACGAAATGCAGCTAATTCAAACTCACCTTACTTGCTAGATCGAATTGAAGAGGCTGAGGGTGAGGGGTGTGCGGCTTGTTTTATATAA
- a CDS encoding DUF4007 family protein, with the protein MGRISFSGHESFTCKQFWLKKGADFVNDKENSFSQDQAIVTLGVGKNMVRAIRFWLKAFDVTDENDELTSLGQYLFIDGKDPYLESLGSIWLLHYHLVARGRATIYDLVFNDFRRIKPEFRFEHLQKYIERYCDAEDSNAYNRNTVKRDIRVLLNNYLPPSFSKRSEIEDSFSGLLYELNLLQEVSKQDLLREEVHTYYSIEAEFRENLPWQIVLYAILDNDDFGTTITFQDLYSSRNSPGSVFALSQEGLYQKIEEICSHFPECSYSETAGNRVLQISKPLEKSRILDEYYN; encoded by the coding sequence ATGGGAAGGATAAGTTTTTCAGGACACGAGTCTTTTACATGCAAGCAATTTTGGCTTAAAAAGGGCGCTGATTTTGTAAATGATAAAGAAAATAGCTTCTCCCAAGACCAAGCTATTGTTACGCTTGGTGTTGGTAAGAATATGGTAAGGGCAATTAGATTTTGGCTTAAAGCTTTTGATGTCACTGACGAAAATGACGAATTAACTTCACTTGGTCAGTATTTGTTTATCGACGGGAAGGATCCTTATCTAGAATCCTTAGGCTCTATTTGGTTACTTCATTACCATTTAGTCGCTAGAGGCCGGGCAACTATTTATGATCTAGTCTTTAATGACTTCCGAAGAATCAAGCCCGAATTCCGGTTTGAGCACTTGCAAAAATATATTGAAAGATATTGTGACGCCGAAGACAGTAATGCTTACAACCGAAATACCGTTAAGCGGGACATTAGAGTATTGCTAAACAATTATCTACCTCCTAGTTTTAGTAAACGTTCGGAGATTGAGGATAGCTTTAGTGGATTGCTGTACGAACTAAATCTACTGCAAGAAGTTTCGAAACAAGACCTCTTAAGAGAAGAGGTGCATACTTATTATTCTATTGAAGCCGAATTCAGAGAAAATCTTCCTTGGCAAATAGTACTCTATGCTATTTTGGACAATGATGATTTTGGCACCACTATTACTTTCCAGGATTTGTATTCTTCCAGAAATTCTCCTGGTAGTGTTTTCGCTCTAAGCCAGGAAGGATTATATCAAAAAATTGAAGAGATCTGCAGCCATTTTCCCGAATGCTCCTATTCTGAGACAGCAGGAAATAGAGTTCTACAAATTTCAAAACCCTTAGAAAAGTCTAGGATCTTAGATGAGTACTACAACTAA
- a CDS encoding helix-turn-helix domain-containing protein translates to MCKTQTEQYIFELHLTKSKRNCLRPLVKQYNEGKPLGERLRSSHIKLAEYLLVLYYNRLKSAQGIGRRVLVPRQPLPTLRTSNGALAQEMGVSKRTIINLRQRLEEAGLIAYAAWHGTNSSYELDINPMILHLQTKQVNDNQNSLFFCVDVKTLRHIETGNLLQDTNKLINKSGAASPTGVDNQPFTVIKDVEKSLKPWKEAEKPVEKAATEAAQDNQGTGYETTENPTIARGRELSPPSCAAPPRREPAESLPIDLDDAVGHLDLPDRNEVERIGRSVWAYAHATLYGDKWLSNSVKWEAQVAITEYLAWWVKPGGYAKAKLILLRRVDMARKWLDRDPALRKQKLGELDNIRPTRWLPLPNRYFDMRNEHGFHVTQQWYNASQAAIAEAKRKEAITKAVNQYEKSLLPGAEYGPDQAYHVLTQALRKKYGTDIIREFQERIAQLQAA, encoded by the coding sequence ATGTGTAAGACCCAGACCGAGCAATACATTTTTGAACTTCACCTGACCAAGAGCAAGCGTAACTGTCTGCGTCCTTTGGTCAAACAATACAACGAGGGCAAGCCTTTGGGCGAACGCCTCAGGAGCAGCCACATCAAGCTGGCGGAGTACCTGCTGGTATTGTACTACAATCGCCTGAAGAGTGCGCAGGGAATAGGCAGGCGTGTGTTGGTCCCCAGACAGCCACTGCCGACCCTGCGTACCAGCAATGGCGCACTGGCCCAGGAGATGGGCGTCAGCAAGCGTACCATCATCAACCTGCGCCAACGCCTGGAGGAGGCCGGACTGATCGCTTACGCGGCCTGGCACGGCACCAATAGCAGCTACGAGCTGGACATCAACCCCATGATCCTGCACCTGCAAACCAAGCAGGTGAACGACAACCAGAACAGCCTCTTTTTTTGTGTTGATGTGAAAACTTTGCGCCATATAGAGACAGGTAACCTGTTACAGGATACCAATAAATTAATAAATAAGAGCGGCGCAGCCTCTCCAACAGGCGTTGATAATCAACCATTTACGGTTATCAAAGATGTGGAGAAGTCGCTAAAACCGTGGAAAGAGGCCGAAAAGCCTGTTGAAAAGGCCGCAACGGAAGCCGCACAAGATAACCAGGGAACAGGGTACGAAACGACCGAGAACCCCACCATCGCCCGTGGTCGGGAACTTTCCCCCCCGAGTTGCGCCGCGCCCCCCCGCCGGGAACCCGCCGAAAGTCTGCCCATCGACCTGGATGATGCCGTTGGCCATCTGGATTTGCCGGATCGGAACGAGGTGGAGCGCATTGGTCGTTCGGTTTGGGCCTACGCCCACGCCACCCTCTACGGCGACAAGTGGCTGAGCAATAGCGTGAAGTGGGAAGCACAGGTAGCCATCACCGAATACCTGGCCTGGTGGGTAAAGCCTGGCGGCTATGCCAAAGCCAAGTTGATCCTCCTGCGCCGGGTGGATATGGCCCGCAAGTGGTTGGACCGAGATCCCGCCCTGAGAAAACAAAAGCTGGGCGAGCTGGACAACATTCGTCCTACCCGCTGGCTACCGCTGCCGAATCGCTACTTCGATATGCGCAACGAACACGGCTTTCACGTCACGCAGCAGTGGTACAACGCCAGCCAGGCGGCCATCGCTGAAGCCAAACGCAAGGAAGCCATCACCAAAGCCGTCAACCAGTACGAAAAGAGCCTTTTACCGGGTGCCGAATACGGCCCCGACCAAGCTTACCACGTCCTCACCCAGGCCCTGCGTAAGAAATATGGAACCGATATCATTCGGGAATTCCAGGAGCGTATTGCTCAATTACAAGCTGCTTAA